From a region of the Lactuca sativa cultivar Salinas chromosome 4, Lsat_Salinas_v11, whole genome shotgun sequence genome:
- the LOC111920454 gene encoding uncharacterized protein LOC111920454: MDQSFNDRVDKVFGSISSSSSTPWSLTDAQVERRVWNRHKADNKDDDDDETLVSSSFDNLFNGRSNRRKSLDEDDDEDVGGDDAFETENDVDEWDIRSSIGLDSTLDKEEEEDAYDKMAEGRENGDECERVYMKDVTDHGPYLNSHNVLPSLVHENHDAAKTRLKEEDDDDDEPMLNAEEVEACVPAASGECEGGYGMRIKSILKRKNNDDALKPTAKRVRFDPSCNKTDGLRNGIQVQGFASPGNVPDYVVNPSKYTRYDFDEEGSNREAYLEIMESKHVGVEESLPTSSSSSSSVVFIPRKKKKRGDDDDDDDDDGIGAGEAAAFNHVRVREEQAKAKRSSTAKGIIAIAALELEVQQQQGEGEAISQEMQEEEEESHVCSKKPGRKYRSRMEQKDDDDDNTS, encoded by the exons ATGGATCAAAGTTTCAACGATCGGGTGGATAAAGTATTTGGGTCTATTTCATCTTCTTCGTCGACGCCGTGGTCTCTCACCGACGCCCAGGTTGAAAGGCGAGTGTGGAACCGTCATAAAGCTGACAATaaagacgatgatgatgatgaaacccttgtctctTCTTCTTTCGATAATTTGTTTAACGGCCGAAGTAATCGCAGGAAAAGCCTAGACGAAGACGATGATGAAGATGTCGGAGGCGATGATGCCTTTGAGACCGAAAACGATGTAGATGAATGGGACATTCGATCTTCAATCGGATTGGATTCTACTCTTGATAAAGAG GAAGAGGAAGATGCATATGATAAGATGGCGGAAGGAAGGGAGAATGGTGATGAGTGTGAGCGTGTATATATGAAGGATGTTACTGATCATGGGCCTTATTTGAATTCACACAATGTTCTCCCAAGCTTGGTCCATGAAAATCATGATGCTGCAAAAACCAGGTtgaaagaagaagatgatgatgatgatgaaccgATGTTAAATGCAGAAGAAGTAGAAGCTTGTGTCCCTGCAGCATCCGGGGAGTGTGAGGGTGGTTATGGTATGAGAATCAAGTCGATACTGAAAAGGAAAAATAATGATGATGCGTTGAAGCCAACAGCAAAACGTGTGAGGTTTGACCCGAGTTGTAACAAGACTGATGGATTAAGAAATGGCATCCAGGTCCAGGGTTTTGCCTCGCCTGGGAATGTTCCAGATTATGTTGTGAATCCTTCAAAGTATACACGTTATGATTTTGATGAGGAGGGGTCTAATCGTGAAGCTTATTTGGAGATcatggaatcaaagcatgttggAGTGGAGGAATCATTGCCtactagtagtagtagtagtagttcgGTAGTCTTTATTCCaaggaaaaagaaaaagagaggcgatgatgatgatgatgatgatgatgatggtattGGTGCTGGTGAAGCAGCAGCATTTAACCATGTCCGTGTCCGTGAGGAGCAGGCTAAGGCCAAGAGATCATCTACAGCTAAAGGCATTATTGCCATTGCTGCTTTAGAATTAGAGGTACAACAACAGCAAGGTGAAGGTGAAGCAATTAGCCAAGAGATGCAGGAAGAGGAAGAGGAGTCACATGTTTGTAGCAAGAAGCCAGGTCGTAAATATAGGTCAAGAATGGAACaaaaagatgatgatgatgataatactTCTTGA